The sequence CTCAGCGGTCTGGCGGAACCGATCGGGGCCGGCATGGGATACCTTGCGATCCGCTTCTTCTTTGGGAGCAGCACCGGGGTGATTCCATCGGAGATCATGGGCGTCCTTTTCGCGGGTGTGGCGGGGATCATGGTGTACATCAGCCTGGACGAATTACTCCCGACAAGCAGGGCCTACGGAAGAGGTCATGACAGTCTTTGCGGACTAACGGCCGGCATGCTGGTGATGGCGTTGAGCCTGTTGTTGATGCAGTGATGAAGAGCGAATGGTCCACCAGGGCAAGCACGTGACGGCGCGGGGTGCGCCACCCGTGATGCCCTCCATGAGGCACCTACCCGGAAAGGAGAATGCAATGGCCACCATCTCCAAAATACGAGCAATGGAAATCCTTGATTCCCGAGGGAATCCGACCGTACGTGTGTTCGTCGAGCTCGATGACGGCACGTATTCCTCCGCATCTGTCCCTTCTGGCGCCAGCACGGGCGAAAATGAGGCCCTCGAATTACGTGACGGTGACAGCTCACGATATGCAGGCAAAGGGGTTCTCAGGGCGGTGTCCAATGTCAACGAAGTCATCGCTCCATCCTTGATTGGACTGGAAGCATCCGGGCAAGCCCTTATCGACGGACGAATGATCGAGATCGATGGAACGGAAGACAAATCGAAGCTCGGGGCCAATGCCATCCTTGGCGTCTCCATGGCTGTCGCTCGTTCGGCGGCTCAGTCCGCACATATCCCCCTCTACCAATACCTTGGCGGCGTCGGAGCGAGACGATTGCCGGTCCCGTGTATGAACATCGTCAATGGCGGCCAACATGCAGACAACAGCGTGGACTTCCAGGAGTTCATGGCCGTTCCGATTGGCGCCCCTACGTTTCGCGAAGGGCTGCGTTACGTTGCCGAGACATTTCATGTGCTCAAGGGTATTTTGAAAGACCGGAGATTATCGACGGGTGTGGGCGACGAGGGAGGCTTCGCACCGAACTTCTCAAGCAATGAAGACGCAATAGAAACAATCGTGCTGGCGATTGAAAAGGCCGGTTATAAGCCGGGTGAGCATATTGCAACCGCCATGGATAGCGCAGCGACGTCATTTGTACTGGACAAGGATGGAGAATACGACCTGAATCGCTCACGGGCCGGAAAAATGAACAGTGATGACCTTGTTGCACTGGCCGGCGAGTGGATTGACAAATACCCGATTGTGCTCTGGGAGGATCCTTTGGCAGAAAATGACTGGGAAGGGTTCAAGCGTTTTACAGCCCGACATGGTAAAAGAATCGAAGTTGTCGGGGATGACATCTTTGTCACCAATACGCGGTATATCGCAAGGGGAATCAAAGAGGGCACAGCGAATTCTGCCCTTATCAAACTGAATCAGATCGGAACCGTATCCGAGACGATCGAGGCCGTTCGAATGTGCCGCGATTCAGGTTGGCGCTATTTCCTCTCGCATCGTTCCGGCGAGACTGAAGACGCCTTCCTGGCCGATTTTGCCGTCGCTATGGACGGAGGGCACCTGAAGACCGGATCGGCTAGCCGAAGCGAACGTGTTGCCAAGTACAATCGTCTGCTGGAAATTGAGGAAGAGCTTGGGAAAAGCGCTCTGTATTATTGGAAATAGCGGACGCTTCGCGCGCATGGCAGAACCTTTGCAGCGGAGCGCAAAACGCCGCGCCGCTGCGAAGCGAACATTGGGCAGATAAAATGTATTCAATAAAAACTGAAAGACTCTTTCTCTCAAATTTAAAAGACTCCGAGAAAGCCCCATTAAAAAGCATGCTCAGCGATCCCTCTGTAATGAGGCATTTATTTGCTGGCAGGCCCATGTCATCAGAAGAAGCAGATGTTTTGATCGATCAATATTTCATGAAACAAAATGGCAATACTGGATTGGGGTCTGTTTGCGATTTGGCCGAGAAGAAGTTTATCGGCTTTGCCGGCATTATACCATGTGAGTGCGTCGATACTGGAAAAGAATTCGAATTCGGCTTTGCATTCCAGGACATCTCATGGGGGAAAGGCTATGCGACAGAAATTGGGAGAGCGCAAATAGACTACGCCTTTAAAAACCTGGACATTGACCGTTTATTCGCTTTGGCCCATCCAAACAACGTCGCATCGAACAAGGTATTGTTGAAGCTGGGCATGAAAATACTCAAAAATATTGAAATAAAAGAACGGGGCGAAAGAATGGTATACACCATTGAGCGGTGTGCCTGACAAGATGCTGCACCGGACAATCATTCCGTGCTTCTTTTTTTCGAGCAATTGGTTTTGGTAGATTGGTTAGACAGGCTTTTGTACAACGCAGATCGTCGTAGCAGCGCAACAGCCAAATCACAATCGATAGGAGGATCATGAAATGAGCACTCGGAAGCCGCACCGTAGTATTCCATGGCCGAAAGGCGCCCTTCGGGCCATGGGCATAGCATTGGCGTCTGCGTCAGTCGCGATTGGGGTTGTGGCGATTGTGCTGGCGGATAGCGCTTCCGCAGCGAAAAGAGTGCCGCCGTGGAAGGTCCGGGAGATTGCCGAGAAAGCTTACTACTA is a genomic window of Desulfatiglans anilini DSM 4660 containing:
- the eno gene encoding phosphopyruvate hydratase, whose amino-acid sequence is MATISKIRAMEILDSRGNPTVRVFVELDDGTYSSASVPSGASTGENEALELRDGDSSRYAGKGVLRAVSNVNEVIAPSLIGLEASGQALIDGRMIEIDGTEDKSKLGANAILGVSMAVARSAAQSAHIPLYQYLGGVGARRLPVPCMNIVNGGQHADNSVDFQEFMAVPIGAPTFREGLRYVAETFHVLKGILKDRRLSTGVGDEGGFAPNFSSNEDAIETIVLAIEKAGYKPGEHIATAMDSAATSFVLDKDGEYDLNRSRAGKMNSDDLVALAGEWIDKYPIVLWEDPLAENDWEGFKRFTARHGKRIEVVGDDIFVTNTRYIARGIKEGTANSALIKLNQIGTVSETIEAVRMCRDSGWRYFLSHRSGETEDAFLADFAVAMDGGHLKTGSASRSERVAKYNRLLEIEEELGKSALYYWK
- a CDS encoding GNAT family N-acetyltransferase, whose product is MEIADASRAWQNLCSGAQNAAPLRSEHWADKMYSIKTERLFLSNLKDSEKAPLKSMLSDPSVMRHLFAGRPMSSEEADVLIDQYFMKQNGNTGLGSVCDLAEKKFIGFAGIIPCECVDTGKEFEFGFAFQDISWGKGYATEIGRAQIDYAFKNLDIDRLFALAHPNNVASNKVLLKLGMKILKNIEIKERGERMVYTIERCA